The proteins below come from a single Mucilaginibacter mali genomic window:
- a CDS encoding homoserine O-acetyltransferase family protein codes for MNTQIFKYNKPFELESGKHLPELEIGFHTYGTLNRDASNVVWVCHALTANSDVLDWWKGLFGDGFYFNPDEHFIVCANILGSAYGTTNPLSVNPATSQPYYLTFPDYTIRDIVKAHRLLADHLGINQIEILLGGSLGGQQALEWSIMEPSRIRNLILIASNARHSPWGIAFNESQRMALSADSTLYDNTPDGGSKGLKAARSIALLSYRNHKTYNLTQQEQTDELHNYRAASYQNYQGQKLVNRFNAYSYWYLTRVMDSHNAGRGRHGVEAALATITARTLVIGIKSDVLFPIEEQQYLFRQIPKAALAEMDSFYGHDGFLIDTELLTNIISSFFKTDVKGKIIDLQQTA; via the coding sequence ATGAATACACAAATATTTAAATACAATAAACCCTTCGAACTGGAATCGGGCAAGCACCTGCCCGAACTGGAGATTGGTTTTCATACCTACGGGACCCTTAACCGCGATGCCAGTAACGTAGTTTGGGTGTGCCACGCGCTCACAGCAAATTCGGATGTACTGGATTGGTGGAAAGGGCTTTTTGGCGATGGCTTTTATTTTAATCCCGATGAGCATTTCATCGTATGCGCTAATATCCTGGGTTCGGCTTATGGCACTACCAATCCTTTAAGCGTTAACCCTGCGACAAGTCAGCCCTATTACCTTACATTTCCTGATTATACCATCCGCGACATTGTAAAGGCACACCGTTTACTGGCCGATCATTTGGGCATTAATCAAATAGAGATATTGTTGGGCGGCTCCTTAGGCGGGCAGCAGGCTTTGGAATGGAGCATTATGGAGCCCTCGCGCATCCGCAACCTGATACTGATTGCCAGTAACGCCCGGCATTCACCATGGGGCATCGCCTTTAACGAGTCGCAACGCATGGCTTTAAGCGCGGATAGTACCTTATATGATAATACCCCCGATGGTGGTAGCAAAGGATTGAAGGCTGCCCGCAGCATCGCCCTCCTATCGTACCGTAACCATAAAACGTATAACCTTACCCAGCAGGAACAAACGGACGAGCTGCATAATTACCGCGCGGCCAGCTACCAAAACTATCAGGGCCAGAAACTGGTGAACAGATTTAATGCCTACAGTTATTGGTATTTAACCAGGGTGATGGATTCGCACAATGCAGGCCGCGGCAGGCATGGCGTTGAAGCGGCACTGGCTACCATTACGGCACGAACGCTGGTGATCGGTATTAAGTCAGACGTGTTATTCCCTATCGAGGAGCAGCAATACCTGTTCAGACAGATCCCAAAGGCGGCTTTGGCCGAAATGGATTCGTTTTACGGGCATGATGGGTTCCTGATCGACACCGAATTATTAACCAATATTATTTCATCCTTTTTTAAAACAGACGTAAAAGGCAAGATCATCGACTTGCAGCAAACCGCATAA
- a CDS encoding homoserine dehydrogenase, translating into MSKKLKIGLFGFGVVGQGLYDIIRTKNLNIEIVKIAIKDPAKTRSLPAELFTTDRDELLNNPEINTIVELINDTEAAYHIVSTALKTGKNVVSSSKKMVALYLQELIDLQHEHGTSLLYEGAVCGSIPIIRNLEEYYDNELLHSISGIFNGSSNYILSKGYNDNIDYDSALKLAQDLGFAETDPTMDVGGFDAKFKLVIAATHAYGVIVKPEDVLNVGIQNLAARDLQYAREKKLKIKLVPVAKKLDEENVTMFVLPKFVHENEFLYNVDYEYNCVTVQAAFADQQFFYGKGAGGHPTGSAVLSDIAALRYDYQYEYKKAHNKRDLQFTNNIELNIYLRYEDESLVDALEFEHIHERFYSGDYKFVIGKINLQNLIDNQHRILNSKAFVAFADQLTGVSLATAAKQSAEVF; encoded by the coding sequence ATGAGCAAAAAACTAAAGATCGGACTTTTTGGCTTTGGCGTAGTGGGCCAGGGCTTGTATGATATCATCCGCACTAAAAACCTGAATATCGAAATTGTTAAAATAGCAATCAAAGACCCTGCGAAAACACGTTCGCTGCCGGCCGAATTATTCACTACCGACCGGGACGAACTGCTGAACAACCCGGAGATCAATACCATTGTAGAGCTGATCAACGATACTGAAGCAGCATACCACATTGTATCCACCGCTTTAAAAACCGGGAAAAATGTGGTATCGTCCAGCAAAAAGATGGTGGCCCTGTACCTGCAGGAACTGATTGACCTGCAACATGAGCATGGCACATCGCTGCTATACGAGGGCGCAGTATGCGGCAGTATCCCTATTATCCGTAACCTGGAAGAATATTATGATAATGAGTTGCTGCACTCTATCAGTGGTATCTTTAATGGTTCGTCCAATTATATCTTATCAAAGGGATATAACGACAACATAGACTACGACAGCGCTTTGAAACTGGCGCAGGATCTTGGCTTTGCCGAAACCGACCCTACTATGGACGTGGGTGGTTTTGATGCCAAATTTAAACTGGTTATTGCTGCAACCCACGCTTACGGGGTAATTGTAAAACCCGAGGATGTATTGAACGTTGGCATCCAAAACCTGGCCGCGCGCGATCTGCAATATGCCCGTGAAAAGAAATTGAAGATAAAACTGGTGCCGGTCGCCAAAAAACTGGATGAGGAGAACGTAACCATGTTTGTGCTGCCTAAGTTTGTGCACGAGAACGAGTTTCTGTACAATGTAGATTACGAGTACAATTGTGTAACCGTACAGGCTGCCTTTGCCGATCAGCAGTTCTTTTATGGTAAGGGAGCGGGCGGTCACCCTACGGGTTCGGCGGTGTTATCAGATATCGCGGCTTTGCGTTACGATTACCAGTACGAGTATAAAAAAGCGCACAACAAGCGCGATCTGCAGTTTACCAACAACATCGAACTGAATATTTACCTGCGTTACGAGGACGAGAGTTTAGTTGACGCGCTGGAATTTGAACACATCCACGAGCGCTTTTACTCGGGCGATTACAAGTTTGTGATCGGAAAGATCAATTTGCAAAATCTGATCGATAACCAACACCGTATATTGAATAGTAAGGCGTTTGTAGCCTTTGCCGATCAGCTAACAGGGGTCAGTTTAGCTACGGCAGCAAAACAATCGGCTGAGGTTTTTTAG
- a CDS encoding glycosyltransferase family 87 protein, with protein MSKLYQLFSNKIFITILWFGLSFFAAFKMAMGHAINNYLIYKYVFVNLLHQHNLYIPQPGFYYDTNHYGPLFGLVIAPFTLFPDGAGAVIWTLFNTFILYKAILMLPLKTEYRYFVLLICAHELMTSAYSVQFNPIMTAIIILSFVFIRNGKDFWAALLIIAGTYIKLYGIVGLAFFFFSDNKVKLILSLIFWSVVLFALPMLCSSPAFVVQCYKDWYLSLSDKNLHNAVSDMQDISVMGMIRRIFSYPQLSNGLVILPGMLLFALSYLRIKAFKNVHYQLLILASTLLFTVIFSTGSESPTYIIAFAGVAIWFMNLDRPVTPFEIFLLIFALIITSLSPSDLFPKSINRQYIKPYALKALPCFVIWLRIVYETLTRDFKPQPQAEMPR; from the coding sequence ATGTCAAAACTTTACCAACTGTTCAGCAATAAGATCTTTATTACTATCCTGTGGTTTGGGCTAAGTTTTTTTGCCGCCTTTAAAATGGCCATGGGGCATGCCATTAATAACTACCTTATCTACAAATACGTATTTGTAAACCTGCTGCACCAGCACAACTTATACATCCCTCAACCCGGGTTTTATTACGATACCAATCACTATGGCCCACTTTTCGGTTTAGTGATAGCACCGTTCACCTTATTTCCTGATGGTGCCGGCGCTGTGATCTGGACACTGTTCAACACGTTTATCCTTTACAAGGCCATACTAATGCTACCCCTAAAAACGGAGTACCGCTATTTTGTACTGTTGATCTGCGCGCACGAATTAATGACCTCAGCCTATAGCGTGCAGTTTAACCCCATCATGACGGCCATCATTATCCTAAGCTTTGTATTCATCCGCAACGGCAAGGATTTTTGGGCGGCCTTACTAATCATCGCCGGCACGTATATTAAATTGTATGGCATTGTTGGGCTGGCGTTCTTTTTCTTCTCGGATAATAAAGTCAAACTAATATTGTCGCTGATATTTTGGTCGGTAGTATTATTCGCCTTACCTATGCTCTGCTCTTCGCCTGCATTTGTGGTACAGTGTTATAAGGATTGGTACCTGAGTTTGAGCGATAAAAACCTGCACAATGCCGTTTCGGATATGCAGGATATTTCGGTTATGGGCATGATCAGGCGGATCTTCAGTTACCCGCAATTATCAAACGGGCTGGTTATTTTACCGGGGATGCTTTTGTTCGCGCTCTCTTATCTACGTATAAAAGCCTTCAAAAACGTTCATTATCAATTGTTGATACTGGCCTCTACCCTATTATTTACCGTGATATTCAGCACCGGCTCCGAATCGCCTACTTATATCATCGCCTTTGCCGGAGTGGCCATTTGGTTTATGAATTTAGACAGGCCGGTTACCCCGTTTGAGATCTTTTTATTAATATTTGCATTAATTATAACCAGTTTATCGCCTTCAGATCTGTTTCCGAAGAGCATTAACCGGCAATATATTAAGCCGTATGCTTTAAAGGCTCTGCCTTGCTTTGTAATATGGCTCAGGATTGTTTACGAAACTTTAACACGGGATTTTAAGCCGCAGCCCCAGGCCGAAATGCCCCGATAA
- a CDS encoding glycosyltransferase family 2 protein: MKKISVVIPSFNEASNINELVSRLTAVLNNVPYTYEVIFIDDGSSDNTLEVLKSVNIQNSNLYYLELSRNFGHQNALKAGYDYADGDCIISMDGDLQHPPELITQFLEKWEEGYDVVYTTREYQDEASYFKTKSSAIYYNMINSLSDTKLEKGTADFRLIDRKVANILGNLNEDGLFIRGLIKWLGFRQFAINYQCDARFSGKSKYTLKKMVRFAVQGITAFSVRPLYMATGLGLFFALLATLYIPYILISYFYFPKHTVPGWTSILATVVFFGGIQLVVLGIIGMYLGKLFMQAKNRPNYIVRSTNLKRINNDTAKL, translated from the coding sequence ATGAAGAAAATATCGGTTGTTATACCATCTTTTAATGAGGCAAGTAATATAAACGAACTGGTTTCGCGCTTAACTGCCGTGTTAAATAATGTTCCTTATACTTACGAGGTCATTTTTATTGATGACGGTAGTTCTGACAATACCCTTGAGGTGCTGAAGTCTGTCAACATCCAAAACAGTAATCTCTACTACCTGGAGCTATCGCGCAATTTTGGGCACCAAAACGCGCTAAAGGCGGGTTATGACTATGCCGATGGCGATTGCATCATCAGCATGGATGGCGATTTGCAACATCCGCCCGAACTGATCACCCAGTTTTTAGAGAAGTGGGAAGAAGGCTACGATGTAGTTTACACCACCCGTGAGTATCAAGATGAGGCCAGTTACTTCAAAACAAAGTCGTCGGCTATTTATTATAACATGATCAATTCCCTGTCGGATACAAAGCTGGAAAAAGGCACCGCTGATTTCAGGCTGATCGACCGGAAGGTAGCTAACATATTGGGAAATTTGAACGAAGATGGCCTGTTTATCCGCGGCTTGATCAAGTGGTTGGGTTTCAGGCAGTTTGCCATCAACTACCAGTGCGATGCGCGTTTTTCGGGCAAGAGCAAGTATACGCTAAAAAAGATGGTGCGTTTTGCTGTGCAGGGTATCACGGCTTTTAGCGTGCGGCCCTTGTATATGGCTACCGGTTTGGGCTTATTTTTCGCTTTATTGGCCACATTATATATTCCGTATATATTAATCAGCTATTTTTATTTCCCAAAACACACCGTTCCGGGTTGGACATCCATTTTGGCAACCGTTGTTTTTTTTGGCGGGATACAATTGGTGGTGTTGGGTATTATCGGCATGTATTTGGGCAAGCTATTTATGCAGGCCAAAAACAGGCCCAATTACATTGTACGGTCAACTAATTTAAAAAGAATAAATAATGATACTGCTAAGCTTTGA
- a CDS encoding polysaccharide deacetylase family protein, with translation MILLSFDIEEFDMPFEYGKSLPFDEQLAISTQGTVAILDLLKQAGIKATFYCTANYAKHKTDIIARIVDEGHELASHGYFHSEFIPEHLASSKRVLEEIADLPVKGYRMARMMPVDEREIYKAGYKYNSSINPTWLPGRYNNFSRPRKWFWQDGVLQIPSSVSPILRFPLFWLSFHNLPMFILTWLCDITHRKDGYLNLYFHPWEFTDLDKPEKYGFPGYVTRTTGEDFIERMRYFINWALERDYRFVRTGDFAADIIQKSRK, from the coding sequence ATGATACTGCTAAGCTTTGATATAGAGGAGTTTGACATGCCGTTTGAGTACGGCAAAAGCCTGCCTTTTGACGAGCAGTTGGCCATATCAACCCAGGGTACGGTGGCTATTCTCGACTTGTTGAAGCAAGCGGGTATTAAAGCTACCTTTTACTGCACCGCTAATTACGCCAAACATAAAACAGATATTATTGCCCGGATAGTTGACGAAGGGCATGAACTGGCATCGCACGGTTATTTCCATTCAGAATTTATTCCGGAACATCTGGCGTCATCAAAACGTGTACTTGAAGAGATCGCAGATCTGCCGGTTAAGGGTTACCGCATGGCCCGGATGATGCCGGTTGATGAGCGCGAAATATATAAAGCCGGTTATAAATATAACTCATCCATCAACCCTACCTGGCTGCCAGGGCGTTATAACAATTTCAGCAGGCCGCGCAAATGGTTTTGGCAGGATGGCGTTTTACAGATCCCTTCATCAGTATCGCCAATACTCCGCTTCCCTTTATTTTGGTTAAGCTTCCATAATCTGCCCATGTTTATACTAACCTGGCTATGTGATATCACACATCGTAAGGATGGTTACCTGAATTTATATTTCCACCCCTGGGAATTTACCGATTTGGATAAACCGGAAAAATATGGCTTCCCGGGCTATGTAACCCGTACAACCGGCGAAGATTTTATTGAGCGGATGCGCTACTTTATCAATTGGGCGCTTGAGCGTGATTACCGCTTTGTGCGCACCGGCGATTTCGCGGCCGATATCATACAAAAAAGCCGGAAATAA
- a CDS encoding dihydrolipoamide acetyltransferase family protein, translating into MAKYELLLPKMGESVAEATIIRWLKSPGDTIEADEAIMEIATDKVDSEVPSPVSGKLVKQLCNENDVVQVGSVIAEIETGVTSDSNHAPTPVAAPPTPAPQYRESFPANDAVEFEEEPIPGINQLKKEEPVIQAPTFVNNDRFYSPLVKNIAQQENISTAELDRIPGTGADGRLTKDDLLNYINRRQSQQNRPAPAPQQQAARPQPAAAPQQAQPQQQRPAQPAAPQAAPAQAPKPAPQPAVSQNGATPAQPKPAYVPMAGDEIIEMDRMRRLIADHMVMSKHTSPHVTSFVEADVTNLVKWRDKIKKDFEGRTGERITFTPIFIEAVVKAIKDFPLINSSINGTQIIKKKDINIGMATALPSGNLIVPVIHRADTLNLTGMTKSVNDLANRARANKLQPDEVKNGTFTLTNVGSFGNVMGTPIINQPQVAILAIGIIKKKPAVLETKEGDVIAIRHMMFLSLSYDHRVVDGALGGSFVRRVADYLENWDMNREI; encoded by the coding sequence ATGGCCAAATACGAATTGTTGCTGCCAAAAATGGGTGAAAGTGTTGCGGAAGCAACGATCATCAGGTGGTTAAAATCTCCTGGCGACACTATCGAAGCCGATGAGGCAATTATGGAAATAGCGACCGATAAGGTCGATTCCGAAGTGCCATCGCCGGTGAGCGGAAAACTTGTTAAGCAACTATGTAATGAGAATGACGTTGTGCAGGTGGGTTCGGTAATTGCCGAGATAGAAACCGGGGTAACGTCAGATAGTAACCATGCACCTACACCGGTAGCGGCACCGCCAACGCCGGCCCCTCAATACCGCGAATCGTTCCCGGCTAATGATGCCGTAGAGTTTGAGGAGGAGCCGATACCGGGCATCAACCAGTTAAAAAAGGAAGAGCCTGTTATACAAGCCCCAACCTTTGTTAATAATGATCGCTTTTATTCGCCGCTGGTAAAAAATATCGCGCAGCAGGAAAACATCAGCACTGCCGAACTTGACCGGATCCCGGGTACAGGCGCGGATGGCCGTTTAACCAAAGACGACCTGCTTAATTATATTAACCGCAGGCAATCGCAACAAAACAGGCCGGCACCTGCACCGCAACAACAAGCGGCAAGGCCACAACCTGCTGCCGCGCCACAACAAGCACAGCCTCAACAACAAAGGCCCGCTCAACCCGCAGCGCCGCAGGCTGCTCCGGCTCAGGCACCAAAACCGGCGCCGCAACCAGCAGTTTCTCAAAATGGAGCAACACCCGCACAGCCCAAGCCGGCTTATGTGCCGATGGCTGGCGACGAGATCATTGAGATGGACAGGATGCGCAGGCTGATTGCCGACCATATGGTAATGAGCAAGCATACATCGCCACACGTAACATCGTTTGTGGAGGCTGATGTAACTAACCTGGTAAAATGGCGAGATAAGATCAAAAAAGACTTTGAAGGCCGTACCGGCGAACGCATTACATTTACACCTATATTTATTGAAGCTGTAGTTAAGGCAATTAAAGATTTCCCGCTGATAAACAGCTCAATAAACGGTACACAGATCATTAAGAAAAAGGATATCAACATTGGTATGGCCACAGCCTTGCCCAGCGGTAACCTGATCGTGCCGGTTATTCACCGTGCTGATACGCTAAACTTAACCGGCATGACCAAATCTGTTAACGATTTGGCAAATCGTGCCCGTGCCAATAAATTACAGCCTGATGAAGTGAAGAACGGCACCTTCACCTTAACAAACGTAGGTTCGTTTGGTAACGTAATGGGCACGCCGATCATTAACCAGCCGCAGGTGGCTATCCTGGCTATCGGTATCATTAAAAAGAAACCGGCTGTTTTAGAGACCAAAGAGGGCGATGTGATCGCTATCAGGCATATGATGTTCCTGTCGTTATCTTACGATCACCGTGTGGTTGATGGCGCGTTGGGTGGCTCGTTCGTCCGTCGTGTGGCCGATTACCTGGAAAACTGGGATATGAACAGGGAGATATAA
- a CDS encoding competence/damage-inducible protein A gives MLAEIITIGDEILIGQIVDTNSAWIARELNKIGVRVKQISSVSDDREHILTALAEAHNRAQIILITGGLGPTKDDITKKTLAEYFNAGFVESKETLENVERIFKKYNRPLLEVNRLQAQVPENCEVIINNNGTAPGMWFNHEGRVYVSMPGVPHEMMYMMEETVLPKLKTTFKLPVIIHKTILTVGEGESFLAERIADIEDSLPAHIKLAYLPKLGQVRLRLSGYGEDETILNQEITQFAQLIKERVANVVAAEDDLPLEKILLDKMEARGLTLSVAESCTGGYISHLFTQHPGSSAVFFGGTVCYSYELKESVLGVKNETLWQHGAVSEETVREMVEGAILNFKSDYAIAVTGVAGPGGGSAEKPVGTVWIAVASVNKTVAKKFTFGNKRAQNIERSAISALGMLNTLLAEVEN, from the coding sequence ATGCTTGCTGAAATTATAACCATCGGCGACGAGATACTGATAGGGCAGATAGTTGATACCAACTCGGCCTGGATTGCCCGCGAACTGAATAAAATAGGCGTACGTGTAAAGCAAATATCATCTGTATCCGACGATCGTGAACATATATTAACTGCTCTTGCCGAGGCACATAACCGTGCGCAGATCATCCTGATAACCGGCGGCCTTGGCCCAACTAAGGATGATATCACTAAAAAAACACTGGCCGAATATTTTAACGCGGGATTTGTTGAGAGTAAAGAGACGCTGGAAAATGTGGAGCGCATATTTAAAAAATATAACCGCCCGCTGCTGGAAGTAAACCGCCTGCAAGCCCAGGTTCCCGAAAATTGCGAAGTGATCATCAATAACAATGGAACCGCGCCGGGCATGTGGTTTAACCATGAGGGCCGGGTTTATGTATCGATGCCGGGTGTACCGCACGAGATGATGTATATGATGGAGGAAACGGTATTGCCGAAGTTGAAGACTACCTTTAAACTCCCCGTTATTATACACAAAACCATATTGACCGTAGGAGAGGGCGAATCGTTCCTAGCAGAACGTATTGCCGATATTGAAGATAGCTTGCCGGCGCATATTAAGTTGGCTTATTTACCAAAACTTGGCCAGGTGCGCCTGCGCCTGAGTGGTTATGGTGAAGATGAAACCATCTTAAATCAGGAAATAACGCAATTCGCGCAGCTGATCAAAGAACGGGTAGCCAATGTAGTTGCCGCCGAAGATGATCTTCCGCTGGAAAAAATACTGCTGGATAAGATGGAAGCCCGTGGTTTAACGCTGTCTGTAGCCGAAAGCTGCACCGGTGGCTATATCTCGCATTTATTCACCCAGCATCCCGGGTCGTCTGCTGTGTTTTTTGGCGGAACGGTGTGCTATTCGTACGAATTAAAGGAGAGCGTACTGGGCGTAAAGAACGAGACTTTATGGCAACACGGTGCCGTGAGCGAAGAAACCGTACGCGAAATGGTAGAAGGCGCGATCTTAAATTTTAAATCAGATTATGCCATTGCCGTCACCGGCGTTGCCGGCCCGGGCGGGGGCAGCGCAGAGAAGCCTGTCGGAACTGTTTGGATAGCAGTTGCTTCTGTTAACAAAACAGTCGCAAAGAAATTCACATTTGGTAACAAAAGGGCCCAAAACATCGAAAGGAGCGCAATTTCGGCATTAGGAATGTTGAATACTTTACTTGCAGAAGTGGAAAACTAA
- a CDS encoding putative LPS assembly protein LptD — MKFIRLFFLLAVILVWNEIAAANKSALNRYALAKDTIIKLDSVRDRKLLRLKPKPGSQAQDTTKKKPTRGGKAQDTTKKRPVAGATPPAARDSDELTEKVNTTANDSTFFDEEHKMRYLYGGARVTYGDMELDADYIRIDETKHLIFASGLINPKTHRYTGRPISKMDKQEKPVTSDSLLVDYETKRGKVWNGSTEQDGNYISGGKIKKLKNDEVAYENSLLSTCDLPYPYTHFGIVITKGIAEKNRIISSLFYLEIEGVPLPIGLPFGFFPKPDSRASGFILPTFGEDQKLGFYLRNFGYYFGINDYVDVTTQGTLYAKGSYELNSNVRYTKLYKYQGSLTLAYGSHNYGLEGDPAQKDFNVQWSHSTSPNAHPGTTFSASVNAGTSSYYQNNPATTNYSLQQLTQNNLHSSIAYGKTWEGTPFNFTANLSHSQDLSKKIVTLELPSFSFNMSTISPFDKKDRVGEQKWYQKLTIGYSLTGTNKLNAIPENELFKSSTFQKRLQNGLQHQIPVGLNLNVLKYFQFNTSLNYNDRWYFQTTRKHYARGSLTGLDSMIVDTVPGFKRVGEYSLSAGTSTKVYSYLTFKNSKVKQIRDVITPSIAFNYRPDYTSLSYGFNQVAVANATVPYPASVQRYSIFDQSIYGGPSGGRSAGLSFSVDNTIEAKVRAKSTDTSGKDRIVPILQGLSFSTFYNFAADSFKLSPINFSGHTAILNQKVSISFGGVFDPYVVNVRDSITNNQVVRYTQRLNKYTFQNGNLPFLNSFNVSMGASLNPSAFKPQQANLPNNRQPPNTIQNMTAEQANKLALLNTDPNAYVDFNVPWNLSLNYSFNYNNDRLHSVISNTMQISGDLSITPKWKVQFSTNYDLKMQKFSDATSFSIYRDLHCWDLSMHWIPFGFYKSYSVDLKVKASILQDLKLSKRKDYYNNL, encoded by the coding sequence TTGAAATTTATACGACTTTTTTTTCTGCTGGCAGTTATACTGGTTTGGAATGAGATTGCTGCTGCGAACAAAAGCGCACTAAATCGTTATGCTTTAGCTAAAGATACGATAATTAAGCTGGATTCGGTTCGGGACAGGAAATTATTACGTTTGAAGCCTAAACCCGGCAGCCAGGCACAGGATACCACCAAAAAGAAACCAACACGCGGCGGCAAAGCACAGGACACCACCAAAAAGAGACCCGTGGCCGGAGCCACGCCACCGGCAGCCCGTGATAGCGACGAGCTTACTGAAAAGGTTAACACCACGGCAAACGATTCGACCTTTTTTGACGAGGAACATAAAATGCGCTACCTGTACGGCGGGGCAAGGGTTACCTACGGCGATATGGAACTTGATGCCGATTACATCAGGATCGACGAAACGAAACACCTGATATTTGCGAGCGGTTTAATAAATCCTAAAACGCATCGTTACACCGGCCGCCCTATATCTAAAATGGATAAACAGGAAAAGCCGGTAACTTCCGACTCCTTATTGGTTGATTATGAGACCAAACGCGGCAAGGTATGGAACGGTTCTACCGAGCAGGATGGCAACTATATATCGGGTGGAAAGATCAAAAAATTAAAAAATGACGAGGTTGCCTACGAAAATTCGCTGTTAAGCACCTGCGATCTGCCTTACCCGTATACACACTTCGGTATCGTAATTACTAAAGGTATTGCCGAAAAGAACCGCATCATATCATCCCTGTTTTACCTTGAGATTGAGGGCGTACCGCTGCCTATTGGCCTGCCGTTCGGCTTTTTCCCAAAGCCTGATTCCCGTGCATCCGGTTTTATACTACCAACCTTTGGTGAGGATCAGAAACTGGGCTTTTACCTTCGTAATTTCGGATATTATTTCGGTATAAATGATTATGTGGATGTTACTACCCAGGGAACTCTTTACGCCAAAGGATCGTACGAACTGAACAGTAACGTGCGTTACACTAAACTATATAAATACCAGGGTTCGTTAACGTTGGCCTATGGTTCGCACAATTACGGTTTAGAAGGCGACCCGGCGCAAAAAGATTTTAATGTACAATGGTCGCATAGCACCAGCCCTAACGCTCATCCGGGTACCACCTTCAGCGCGTCGGTTAACGCCGGTACATCAAGCTATTATCAAAACAACCCGGCCACTACCAACTACAGCCTGCAGCAGTTAACTCAAAATAACTTGCACTCCAGTATAGCATACGGCAAAACATGGGAGGGGACACCTTTTAACTTTACGGCCAACCTATCTCATAGCCAGGATCTGAGCAAAAAGATAGTTACGCTGGAGTTACCAAGCTTTAGCTTCAACATGTCTACCATTAGTCCGTTTGATAAGAAAGATCGTGTGGGTGAGCAAAAATGGTATCAGAAACTAACCATAGGTTACAGTCTTACCGGAACAAACAAACTAAATGCAATACCGGAAAATGAGTTATTTAAAAGCAGCACGTTCCAAAAACGCCTTCAAAATGGGTTACAGCACCAAATACCGGTGGGCTTAAACCTAAACGTGCTTAAATACTTTCAGTTTAATACAAGCCTGAATTATAATGACAGGTGGTATTTCCAAACTACACGTAAGCACTATGCGCGTGGTAGTTTAACCGGCTTAGATTCGATGATCGTAGATACGGTCCCCGGCTTCAAGCGTGTAGGCGAGTATAGCCTTAGCGCGGGAACATCTACCAAGGTTTATTCCTACCTTACTTTTAAAAACAGCAAGGTTAAGCAAATCAGGGATGTGATCACGCCATCTATTGCTTTTAACTACCGACCTGATTATACCAGTTTGTCATACGGGTTTAACCAGGTGGCAGTAGCTAATGCTACGGTGCCATATCCGGCGTCGGTGCAACGTTATTCTATCTTCGATCAGTCTATTTACGGTGGGCCAAGTGGTGGGCGATCCGCTGGTTTAAGTTTTTCTGTTGATAATACCATCGAGGCCAAGGTGCGGGCTAAAAGTACCGATACATCGGGCAAAGACCGCATTGTGCCTATATTACAGGGTTTATCGTTTAGTACCTTCTATAATTTCGCGGCCGACTCGTTCAAATTATCACCTATCAACTTTAGCGGGCACACGGCCATTCTTAATCAAAAGGTATCTATTAGTTTTGGTGGCGTGTTTGACCCCTATGTAGTAAACGTGCGCGACTCTATTACCAATAACCAGGTAGTACGTTATACCCAACGATTAAATAAGTATACCTTCCAAAATGGTAACTTGCCATTCTTAAACTCTTTCAACGTATCAATGGGCGCCAGTTTAAACCCATCGGCGTTTAAACCACAGCAAGCCAATTTACCAAACAACAGGCAACCACCTAATACCATACAAAACATGACGGCGGAGCAGGCTAATAAACTGGCTTTATTAAATACCGACCCGAATGCTTATGTGGATTTTAACGTGCCGTGGAACTTATCCTTAAATTATAGTTTTAACTATAATAACGACAGGCTGCACTCGGTAATTTCGAATACCATGCAAATTAGCGGCGACCTTAGCATTACCCCTAAGTGGAAAGTACAGTTTTCTACCAACTACGATTTGAAAATGCAAAAATTTAGTGACGCAACCTCTTTTAGTATTTACCGCGATCTACACTGCTGGGATCTGTCTATGCACTGGATACCTTTTGGATTCTATAAATCATACAGTGTCGATCTGAAAGTAAAGGCATCTATTTTACAGGATCTGAAACTGAGTAAACGAAAAGATTATTATAACAATTTATAA